A portion of the uncultured Bacteroides sp. genome contains these proteins:
- a CDS encoding CopG family transcriptional regulator, protein MGKVEAFISWSGRNYCVGNGKQVEGCIVVTDKTFEGAKAAFKEALQFHIEGMLQDGDGVPEWLQKGDYEIEFILETSALLRSCEKFTSIAAIARASGINERQLSHYANGLKKPRPEQRKRIVDGLHKIGEEFLSVV, encoded by the coding sequence ATGGGAAAAGTTGAAGCGTTTATTAGTTGGAGCGGACGCAATTATTGTGTTGGCAACGGGAAACAGGTTGAAGGCTGCATTGTTGTTACTGATAAAACATTTGAAGGTGCAAAGGCAGCTTTTAAAGAAGCACTACAATTTCATATCGAGGGAATGCTTCAGGATGGCGATGGTGTTCCTGAATGGTTGCAAAAAGGTGACTATGAAATTGAATTTATACTGGAAACGTCTGCGCTACTTCGCAGTTGTGAGAAGTTTACGTCTATTGCGGCTATTGCACGAGCTTCGGGCATTAATGAAAGGCAGCTTAGTCATTATGCCAATGGGCTTAAGAAGCCACGGCCGGAGCAACGCAAACGTATTGTCGATGGGCTACATAAAATAGGAGAAGAGTTTTTATCGGTTGTATAG
- a CDS encoding type II toxin-antitoxin system HicA family toxin — protein sequence MKKYKVGEVLKLLKENGWFLSYTKGDHRQFKHPTLSGKVTLRGKPSETLSQELLNSIWKQAGWK from the coding sequence ATGAAAAAATATAAAGTTGGAGAGGTTCTTAAGTTGCTTAAGGAGAATGGTTGGTTTTTAAGTTACACCAAAGGAGATCATAGGCAATTTAAGCATCCTACACTAAGCGGAAAGGTTACCTTAAGAGGAAAGCCAAGCGAAACGCTAAGTCAAGAGTTATTAAATAGTATCTGGAAACAGGCAGGGTGGAAATAA
- a CDS encoding bifunctional proline dehydrogenase/L-glutamate gamma-semialdehyde dehydrogenase, which yields MNNPTIQEVQDWVLKLHAQCEEVMTDEERKEQHKYATMVQRPGDKAFLSKMLDESSQIRDNKKLAKRINILIEKYGIPEFLNKRDTFLFKMYHSFGYYFSTIAIPIIKKRLRMDTSKVIINEARPKLTKHLAKRFHQKIGQNVNLLGEVVLGNKEADHRYLHYLEALESSDINYISVKISGIYAQTHALNYKESFPELVNRMSALYQKAIDFPYVDEDGVTRPKFINLDMEEYKDTHFTMRLFKEVLSKPEFKDYSAGIVIQAYLPDAYGFQTELLEFAKERVAQGGAPVKMRLVKGCNLEMESVTSSLRGWPNPIRTSKIEVDANYLHLLERGLLAENAACLRIGVASHNLFTIAYAYLLSQKYGSTQYMTFEMLEGMANHLWRAQSKLGNRVILYTPVVKDEHFLNAVSYLVRRLDENTGPENFLSYSFNLKPGSKSWTFLEKQFEEAYRMKDNITHAPTRTQDRNKPYVSVPPANEFINEPDTDFDLPQNQQWVESIIGKWKKGKEEEPFILPLQIGAETVITEKRHVYLDRCQNDEVKICEMSQADTEQIKKIIAIADADPTGWRQTTLAKRHEIMYAAANNLAEMRGDLIGCMCAVTGKTVTEGDVEVSEGIDFVRFYPTSMKTFEALEDISITPKGTILVISPWNFPCAIPIGGVSAALAGGNTVILKPATVAAPVAWMFAQAFWEAGVPKEALQVVITDREALKVLTTAPQIKHIILTGGTETALSIAKANPATPLSAETGGKNAIILTASGDRDHAIMNVVTSAFGNAGQKCSACSLLLVERSVYEDPSFKEKLIDAATSMKVGSVWNPGNVVGPMITNNNEKLLKAFTLEPGEEWLVAPRFLDEKKYLLAPTIKWGVKQGSYSFCTELFGPMLSVVCIENLEEGIRLVNSLDYGLTSGLQSLDEDEQALWRKRIEAGNLYINRGITGAIVNRQPFGGMKLSAFGGGLKAGGPNYCTSFVNIVDKGAKDKFLDSYKEAFKKEFFPFKEMSKLYGEQNLFQYIPVENVVLRLFPDDDVEDARMFFQACELAGSMPTISVTPGDERIAQLKSAGIFVEEKSYEEFLDSMHLFERIRTCSPNIPLEMHERAAKIQKYIDTTKPVKEGRVELLHYLKEQSISFEYHRYGSVTEAPSCEI from the coding sequence ATGAATAATCCCACTATACAAGAAGTACAAGATTGGGTGTTGAAGCTTCATGCCCAATGCGAAGAGGTAATGACCGATGAAGAGCGCAAAGAGCAACACAAGTATGCAACCATGGTTCAACGCCCTGGCGACAAAGCGTTCTTATCTAAAATGCTCGATGAATCGTCACAAATTCGTGATAATAAAAAACTGGCCAAACGCATCAATATCCTCATAGAAAAATATGGCATACCCGAATTTCTAAATAAGAGAGATACCTTCTTATTCAAAATGTATCATTCTTTCGGATACTATTTTAGCACGATAGCGATCCCTATTATCAAGAAACGCCTACGAATGGATACATCTAAAGTTATCATCAACGAGGCACGACCTAAGTTGACCAAACATTTGGCCAAACGTTTTCATCAGAAGATCGGGCAGAACGTAAATCTGCTCGGTGAAGTAGTGCTGGGAAACAAAGAAGCCGACCATCGCTATTTACATTATCTAGAGGCACTCGAATCTTCCGATATCAACTATATCTCCGTAAAAATATCAGGAATCTATGCGCAGACGCATGCGCTGAACTACAAAGAGAGCTTTCCTGAACTCGTTAATCGTATGTCTGCCCTCTATCAGAAAGCCATCGACTTCCCTTATGTAGACGAAGATGGAGTCACCAGACCCAAGTTTATCAATCTGGACATGGAAGAGTACAAAGATACTCACTTCACCATGCGTCTGTTTAAAGAGGTGCTCAGCAAACCTGAATTTAAGGACTATTCAGCCGGAATTGTGATACAAGCTTATCTGCCGGATGCTTACGGCTTCCAAACCGAGCTCCTCGAATTTGCAAAGGAGAGAGTGGCTCAAGGGGGTGCTCCTGTAAAGATGCGCTTAGTGAAAGGATGTAATCTCGAAATGGAGAGTGTCACTTCCTCCCTTCGCGGATGGCCTAACCCCATACGTACTTCCAAGATAGAGGTAGATGCCAATTATCTACACCTGCTCGAGAGAGGTTTGCTAGCTGAAAATGCTGCTTGTCTTCGCATAGGGGTGGCTTCGCACAATCTCTTCACCATTGCTTATGCTTACCTGCTGAGTCAGAAGTACGGTTCAACACAGTACATGACTTTCGAGATGCTCGAAGGTATGGCCAATCATCTTTGGCGGGCACAGTCCAAATTAGGTAATCGGGTCATTCTCTACACGCCGGTAGTGAAAGATGAGCATTTTCTCAATGCAGTGTCCTATCTGGTTCGCCGTCTCGACGAAAACACGGGCCCTGAAAACTTCCTCTCCTACTCATTCAACCTAAAGCCGGGTAGCAAGAGTTGGACTTTCTTAGAAAAGCAATTCGAAGAGGCTTACCGGATGAAAGATAACATTACGCACGCTCCTACCCGAACACAAGATCGTAACAAGCCTTATGTTTCTGTACCTCCGGCCAATGAATTCATCAACGAACCGGATACCGATTTCGACTTGCCTCAAAATCAACAATGGGTAGAAAGTATTATCGGTAAATGGAAAAAAGGAAAAGAAGAAGAGCCGTTCATCCTGCCCTTGCAGATAGGAGCTGAGACTGTGATTACCGAAAAGAGGCATGTTTACCTGGATCGCTGCCAGAACGACGAAGTGAAAATTTGCGAAATGTCTCAGGCCGACACCGAACAGATAAAGAAGATTATCGCCATTGCCGATGCCGATCCCACAGGTTGGCGACAGACGACTCTGGCTAAACGTCATGAGATAATGTATGCGGCAGCCAATAACTTAGCCGAGATGCGGGGCGACTTAATCGGTTGCATGTGTGCAGTAACGGGCAAAACCGTTACGGAAGGCGATGTAGAAGTATCCGAAGGGATAGATTTCGTCCGTTTCTACCCCACTTCGATGAAGACATTCGAGGCGCTAGAGGATATTAGCATCACTCCAAAGGGAACAATCCTTGTGATCTCTCCGTGGAACTTCCCTTGCGCCATTCCTATTGGCGGCGTCTCAGCAGCACTGGCCGGTGGTAACACCGTCATTCTGAAACCTGCCACCGTAGCAGCACCTGTGGCATGGATGTTTGCTCAGGCCTTTTGGGAAGCAGGTGTGCCTAAAGAGGCACTTCAGGTAGTGATTACCGACAGAGAGGCGCTCAAAGTACTGACCACAGCACCACAGATCAAGCACATCATTCTCACAGGTGGCACGGAGACGGCGCTAAGTATCGCTAAAGCCAATCCGGCAACACCCCTATCAGCCGAAACAGGAGGTAAGAATGCAATCATCCTCACTGCATCGGGAGACAGAGATCACGCCATCATGAATGTGGTGACCTCCGCCTTTGGCAATGCCGGACAGAAATGTTCCGCTTGTTCACTGCTGCTGGTTGAACGATCGGTGTACGAGGATCCTTCCTTCAAAGAGAAGTTGATTGACGCCGCCACCAGTATGAAGGTAGGCAGCGTATGGAATCCGGGCAATGTAGTGGGCCCTATGATTACTAACAACAATGAGAAACTGCTGAAAGCTTTCACACTCGAGCCCGGCGAAGAATGGTTAGTTGCCCCCCGCTTCCTCGACGAAAAGAAATACCTCCTTGCCCCTACCATCAAATGGGGAGTGAAACAGGGAAGTTATTCCTTCTGCACCGAGCTATTCGGCCCCATGCTTAGCGTTGTCTGTATCGAGAATCTGGAAGAAGGGATTCGGTTGGTGAACAGTCTCGACTATGGACTTACCTCCGGCCTACAGAGTTTGGATGAAGACGAACAAGCACTTTGGAGAAAGAGGATAGAAGCAGGCAATCTCTATATCAATCGAGGTATCACAGGCGCTATTGTCAACCGTCAGCCCTTCGGTGGCATGAAGTTATCTGCCTTTGGTGGCGGACTAAAAGCGGGAGGCCCTAACTACTGCACCTCTTTCGTAAACATCGTCGATAAGGGAGCAAAGGATAAATTTCTGGATAGTTATAAGGAAGCTTTCAAAAAAGAGTTTTTTCCATTCAAAGAGATGAGCAAACTTTATGGAGAGCAAAACCTGTTTCAATACATCCCGGTTGAAAACGTCGTACTGAGGCTATTTCCTGATGACGACGTAGAGGATGCCAGAATGTTTTTTCAAGCATGCGAATTAGCCGGGAGTATGCCGACAATAAGTGTAACACCAGGAGATGAGCGAATTGCTCAGTTAAAAAGCGCAGGCATTTTCGTTGAAGAAAAATCCTACGAAGAGTTTCTGGACAGTATGCATCTATTTGAACGCATACGCACCTGCTCGCCCAATATTCCGCTGGAAATGCATGAGAGAGCAGCAAAAATCCAGAAATACATTGATACCACTAAACCTGTAAAAGAAGGGCGGGTGGAACTGTTACATTACCTCAAAGAGCAAAGCATCTCGTTCGAATACCACCGTTATGGCAGTGTTACCGAGGCGCCCTCTTGCGAGATATAA